The Achromobacter deleyi region CCAGGCGCGCCTCCCAGGCGTCGTCGGCGTTGGCCAGCGAACGCCTCAGCGCGTCGCAATCGATCAGGATGCGGGTCTCGCAAGCATCCCGCATTTCCTCGATGGACAGCGGCGCGATCCGGAAGCCGCGCGACGTGGTGGTCAGCACCATGCGCTCGCTGCGCAGCCGGTTCAGGGCTTCGCGGATGGGCGAAAAACTGCCGCCATAGCGCTGCTTGAGGAGCTCCAGGCGCAGGGATTGCCCAGGCGCGAACGCGCCGCGCATGATGTCGCGCCGCAGCTGCCTGTATATCTGCTCCGACAGCGTGATGTCTTCGACCTCGGCGCCGCCATCCGCGCCCGGATCCTCGCGCAGGGCCTTGATTCTTGGTTTCAATCGATGCCCCTATACCGCCACCACCGGATGGCGCAGCGTGCCTATGCCCTCGACGCACGCCACCACCACGTCGCCCGGCCACAGCCATTCCTGCGGCTTGCGGCCCGCGCCCACGCCTTCTGGCGTGCCGGTGGCGATGATGTCGCCCGGTTCCAGCGTGATGGCGGCGCTGATGTCGGCGATCAGGAAAGGCACCTTGAACAGCATGTGGCGCGTGTTCGAGCCCTGCTTCTTCTCGCCGTTGACCGTCAGCCACAGGTCCAGCACCTGCGGATCGGGGATCTCGTCCGCCGTCACGATGCAAGGGCCGAAAGGCGCGTACGTGTCCTGGCCCTTGGAATAGATCCACTGGCCCGCGCGGCGGCAGTCGCGGGCGCTCATGTCCAGCATCACGCTGTAGCCGAAGACATAGGACAGCGCGTCCGCCTCCGCCACGCGCGTAGCGCGCCGGCCCATGATGACGGCCAGTTCCACTTCCCAGTCCAGCTGCTGCGTGATCTTCGCGTTGTGCTCGATGGCGTCGCCCGGCCCGATCACGGCGGTGGGCGGCTTGGAAAAGATCACCGGCTGCTTGGGCAGGTCGGCCGAGGTGTCCAGCGTGCGACTGGATTCCGCCACGTGCTCGACGTAGTTCAGGCCGATGCCGAAGATGTTCTTGCGCGGACGCGGAATGGGCGCCAGGAGCTTCACGTTTTCTTGCGGCACCGCCGTGCCTACCGGCCAGGCGCCGCGGAACGTATCGATCAGCCGCGTCGCCTGCTCCACCGCGACCGGCCCCAGGTCGATGAAATCCAGCATGTCGTCGGGCAGGTCCACACCGCCTTCCTGCCCCAGCAGGAAGAGGTCCACCGCAAAGCCGTCGACCAGCGCGCCCAATCGGGCGGCGGCGGTGGGATGAGCGCGAAAAGTCACCAGACGCATAGATACTCCAAAGGGAAAAGGGTTGAATCAGGCGCCTCCATGGGGCGGCGCCGCGCATGAAAACTAGATCAGCAGCTGGCGGCCGCCGTTGTCCTGGACCGCTTCCTCGCGGTAGAGCGACAGCGACCGCATGACGGGCAGGTCGTTGAAACAGAACAGGCAGGCGTCGTCATTGGAAGACAGGTTGGCGTGTTCATGGATGGCCCACGAGGGGACGCAGAAGATGTCGCGCTCGGTCCAGTCGTAGCGCTTGCCGTCGATGACGGAAAAGCCGCTGCCCTTGGCCACCTGGTAGATGAAACTGCCGGTGTGGCGGTGCGCCTTGGTGTGCTCGCCGGGGCGCAGCATCTGCATGCTGGCGCCGATGGTGGGCATGACCGGGCCGCCCGTCGCCGGATTGACGTATTCAAGCAGGATGCCGTCATAGGGGCTGCCGGCGGTCGTGCGCGCGTAGCGCCGCAGCGCCTCGTAGGTGGGTTCCCATTCGTACTTGAACAGCGGCGAATAAGGCTTGGTCCAGCCGGACACCTGCGGCCGCAGCGCCACGCCGCCCCAGGCGCCGCTGGTGTCGTCCACGGGATGGGTCACCGTCTGGTTCAGGTCGGGATGCACGGCATAGAAGCCCGCTTCCAGGGCATTGACCAGCGGGATGTCCAGGCCGTCCTGCCAGATGCAGGTGGTGCCGTCTTCAGCCACGCCATGCTCGTGCCAGGTGCCGTTGGGCGTCAGCACGAAGTCGTTCGCGCCCAGGGTCATCTTGTGGCCGTCGACCACGGTGTACGCCCCCCGCCCTTCCATGATGAAGCGCAGCGCGGAATGGGAATGCGCGTGGGCCGAGGCCAGCTCGCCCGGTTTCATGACCTGCAGGCCGGAGTACAGCCAGCCCACGGCGGCAGCCACTTCGCGGCGGCCGGGATTGTTCAGGTAGATCACGCGCCGGCCCGCCTCTTCGGGCGAGACCAGTTCGGCGGAACGCAGGACATGGCCGCGCAGGTCCCGGTAGCGCCAGACGACGGGCACGGACGCCGAACGCGGCGCCCAGGGCTCGATCTTGTTTGCCACCGTCCACAATGCGCCCGTCTCCAGCCGCGCAAGTTCCTGGTAGTAAGCCACCCGTTCCGGCGAGTCGGCCACATTGGCGCGGCCTGCGGTGCTCTCACGGTAGGCGTCGTAGCGGTTCGCTTCCATCCCTTGCCCCTGGTTTTATAAAACGCTGAGGATTTTCGAAAATATTAAAAGGCGAAGGGCAAGGGAGCAACGATGCGCGGCTAGGGGTTTTCCTTCAGAGAGCGCGAGGCTGACGAATTTATTGGCGGACCGATGAAAAATACTGTACAAAAACACAGTGCGACGTGATACATTTCGCTCGCCCGAAAAACTGTCGTCCAGGGGAGAATCCTGTGTCAGAAGCTGCTCATCTCGTTCAGTACATCGTCGTTCCCTATCGCGCCGCCGCCAATGGCGTCGCTCCCGGGGAAATCCGTCCGGCCAGCAGCGAATTCGGAGCCATCCGAATCGCGAATTCCATGGCCTCCAAATTCGCGGGCGTCGCCGCCTATGAGGTGCTGATAGACAAGGAAACCGGCGACATGGAATCGCCCCGCATCCTGGCGCAGATCGGAACCGTGCCATCGCTGGACGATTGACCCCCGCACGGCGCCTGCCCGTTCACAACCGGGCGGACGCCGTGCCGGCCGCGCGGCGGGCTCAGACCCGCTTGCCCAGCAACATCGCCAACCCGAACAATGCGCCCAGGCCGCCCACGGCGGCGAGCGAGATCGAGGGCTCGCGCAGGTTCATCGCCATGATGGCCACCCCAACGCCCAGGGCGACGATCACCCCTCCGATGGCGCGCGCGCCCGCGGATCCGTAGAAATGAGTCCGTCGCGGCGCTTCCGTGCCGGCGGGCTGCCGCTTCTGCCAGGCCTGGAGCGCGCCCTGGAACTCCTTCAGCAGGCGCTCGCGGCTCGGCAGGTCCAGCGGGCTCACGAGCAAGGTCGGATGGCCAGGGCGGACCAGCTTGAGAAAATCGTCGGTGCCCCAGCGGGTCAAGTCCGCAAAAGCCACCGGCGCGCGGCGCGAAAACTCCAGCCCTTCCGGCGTGACCCTGATCACGTTGCGGGTCGGAAAGCCCTTGAAGGCGACAATCGGCGGCACCAGCAGGCCGATCAGCGCCAGCGCGCCAGCCAGGCCCATCGGACCGCGGTTGAACACCACGAGCATGAAACTCCCCGCGGCCAGTGCGAAGGCCAACGGCACCGCCAACTGATGCCAGCGGGTATAGACCGACGCCTGGATTCCTTCAGCGCTGTTCGTGCGTAGCACCAAGATGCCCTCCATAGGGGTCGGTACGAGGGGTCGTTGTATCACACGGGACCGATCGTGCTCCTCGCAAACTGTTGCATGATTGCCGCATCAATTTTGCAAATTAAGCGAAATTCTATAGCTTTGTATCCGCAACTTTCCCGTTTGGCCCGCGAGTACCGTGTGCCTGGCTGCACGCTACTCGTACATGATCGACGAATAGAGGATGCAACCGATGCAGCAAAGAACCCTACCCCTGGCGCTGATGGCGGGATTGATCCTGGCTCCGGCTCAATCCAATGCTCAAGCAGTAATCGATGCGAATGCATCCGCCACCGTCAACCTCGATGGCTTGGCGGACCCCGGCTCGACAGGGGTCGCGACGGTCAACCCCGGCATTGCCGTCAATGTCACCGCCGGACCCGCGGTGTTCGGCCAGAACAAGACGTGGACGCTGAACAATCTGGGTTCCTTGACCAGCACCGACGGCGGGTCCTTCGCCGCGACGCTGCAAAATGGCAACGCGCTGACCAACAGCGGAACCATTTCGGGCGCCGGCGGCGGCTTCACCTCGATCAATGCGCCAACGGCGGTCTTGAACCGGGGAACGATCCAGACCACGGGCGGCGATGGCGTGCTGCTGCGCGCCGGCGGCGGCCTGCAGAACCTGCAGGGAGGCCGCATCATCGGAGCGACGTCGGGCGTCTACGTCATCAACGGCTCCGACCTGCTCGTCAACGCCGGCAGCATCGTTGCAACCAACGGCGCCGGCGTGCACCTGGAAGGCGGCAGCAGCCGGATGCGCAATGATTCGACCGGCACGATATCGGGTACGACATACGGCCTGCAGATGGTGAATGGCTCGGAAACCGTGACCAATCTGGGCAGCATTACCGCCAGCGGCGGCGTAGGCGTCGACTTCGGCGCCGGCGGTACGCTCATCAATGCGCCTGGCGCCACGGTCCAGGGCAGCGTCGGCGGCGTACACACCACTAACGGCTCGGCGCAGGTCACAACCGCGGGCACGATCAGCGGAGGCACCTACTCCGTGCAGTTCGCCACGGGCAACGGCACGCTGACCATGCAGACCGGCGCACTGCTCCAGGGCCCCGCCCTCGGAGGAGACACCAGCCACATCATCCTGGAAGGCACGGGTTCCGCCAGCAACGACTTCCTGAAGTTTGGCTCGCTGGACATGGTCGGCAGCCAGTGGACCTTGCTGGGCCGCACGGAAGCCCGCGACTCGACGGTGTCCAACGGCCGCCTGATCATCGGCTCGCCCGGAACCTCGGGCGCAATTCTCGTCGGAGACACCGCGACCATCAAGCCCGGCACGGAAATGGTCGGCTACAACAGCACCGTGCAGGCCAACGTCACGAACCAGGGGACCTTGTACGTCGGCAGCGGCTATGCATTCCCCGGTGGCGCGGCGCCCTCCAGGCTGGACATCGTCGGCGCGCTCAACAACTCCGGCAGCACCGTCCTCACGCGCGGCGCTCCCTTCGGCAATACGCTGGACATCGAGGGCAGCTATACCGGTTTTGGCGGACAAATCACGATGGGCGCCCTGCTCGACGATCCCTATCTGGGACCCATCGCAAACCAGGTTACGGACCGGGTCCTGATCCGCGGAGCCGCCGCGGGCCCGACGCAGGTCAACGTGGTAACGCTGCCGGAATCGCAGACCTCCTCGGCGACGTCTACCAGGCTGCCCGCAAACGCCTGGGTGCGAAACGACGCACTGATCGTGTCGCCCACGAACGGCGTATCGCTGATCCAAGTGGCGGGCGCGTCGTCGGTCGATGCGTTCTCGATGGGACGCGAGTATGTGACGGGCGGCACGCCCTACCAGTTCAAGTGGCTCGCGTTCGGCCCCGGATCGCCGAACGGTCCGGCCTCTCCGAGCCAGAACCTGGTGGGATTTCCCAATTCGTATTGGGACTACCGTCTTGAACGCGTGTATGTCACGGCGGTGCCGCTTCCGCCCGGCCTTATTGCAACGCTTCCTCCCGGTGGCGGCGATGGCGGCGATGGCGGCACGGGAGGTGGCGACGGCGGCACGGGAGGTGGCGACGGCGGCACGGGAGGCGGCGGCACGGGAGGCGGCGGGACGGGAGGCGGCGGGACAGGCGGAGGCGGCACGGGTGGTGGCGGGACCGGCGGCGGAGGAACCGGCGGTGGAGGCGGCGGCATCGACATCCCCTCGCGTTGGGCAGTAGCGCCGCAGGTGCCCAGCTATATCAGCCTGCCTGGCGCGCTTTTCAATGCGGGCCTGCAGGACCTCGACAGCCTGCATCGCCGGTTGGGCGAAGTGCGCGATTCCCAGGAAACAGGCGTGCCCGCGGCGAGCGGCGAGGGCTTTGTCCGCGCTTACGGCAATACCAGCACGTATCACACCAACGTCAGTTTCGAGCGGTACGGCTACAACACGGACCAGGACTATTCGGCCATCCAGTTTGGCGGCAGCGCCATTTTGCGCCGCGACGATACCGCCACGGTTCGTCTCGGCGGCGCGGTCACGATCGGCAATTCCTGGATGTCTCCCGACGCCGTGGATGGCGGCAGCGTGACCCGCACGGATATGCAGAGCTTCTCGGCGATTGCGACGTATCTGCATCGGGACGGCTGGTATGCGGATGCGATCCTGGCCGCGGGAACGCTGAGCGCTCGTACGCGCACATCGGTGTATGGCAACGACAAGATTGCTTCCATAGATGGCAACAGCTACGCCGCATCGCTTGAAGTCGGATATCCGTTCGCGCTGGGCGCCAGCGGATTCAATCTCGAGCCGCAAGCGCAGTACGTATGGCAGCGCCTGCGCTTCGACGATTTCACCGACCGGGACGGCATCGAGACCCGCCTGGGCAGCCAAACGCAGAACACACTGCGGATCGGCGCCCGCCTGACCCGGCCCTTCGATACCGCCGAAGGCACGCGCGTCACGCCCTATATCAAGGCAAATTACCTGCAGGGACTGAATGGCGAAGGCTCGGCCACGATAGGCTCGGTCGACTTCCCGCTGGGCAAGTACGGACAGGCCTGGCAGATCGGAGCCGGGATCAATGGCATGGCCAGCAAGCGCCTGTCGCTATTCGCGGAATTCAACCATCAGCAGGAATTCGGCAGCTCGGGCTGGAGTGGATGGCAATTCAGCGGCGGCCTGCGGTATATGTTCGGCGGCGAGTAAGGACGGAGCGGCGGCGCCGGTCTTCAGGGGCCGGCGCTTGCCGCATTCACCCGGCCGCTGGCTTTGGATGCGGCGGGGCGGGTTCTTGAAACGCCCAGCTGAAGCAGGGCTCGATATTCCACAACCTCATTGCGGACAATGACGACAGCGCCCGACAAACTGCCCGTGGTCTGGGCGAAGCATTCCTCGTCCAGGATCAATGCGACAGCCTTGGTCTCACCCGGCTGGACGATGAGCAGACGGTCTGGCGCATCCGTCACCACCGTAACCGGGATATCGGGGGACGTGATCGTTGAGCAGAGGCCTGCCCGCAAGTCCTTTCCCGACAGGGCCACGCCCGCTGCGCCCGGGCCGGGATTATGGATGGAAACACGAAGCGTGCCAGGGTCTTTGTCATCGACCACTTCCATCCCTTCTATCTCTATCTTGACGGGCGCCAACAGGACTGGCGCTGGCCAGTGAGTCGCCACGTCGCCCGAGACGTACTGCGTCGTGGTGTCCAGGACCCTGCGCGCCTCCGCAATCCATTCGCGCAGGGCATCCGTGCCACACCCCCCCGCTCCTTTCACGATCATCCGAACGTCATTGGCCAGCCCCTCCTGCCATCCGGGCTGCGCATTCAATTCTTTCAGATAGCCGATTGCGGAAAAATGCGTCTCCGACGACGTCGCCTTGCCTAAACGCTCGAGTCGCCAGCCTTCATCCGCGACGCCTGGGCACACACTCTGCAGATCCTGGAGGCGGCTCCACAGCCAGACGGCCCCCTTGATCTGGCTTTTCTGGGGCGCGTCCGTCGTGGCCGCGCCAGCCGCCGGGCCGGCGGCCAGGGCCCAGCCCAATACGAGGACCAGCAATGGCCGAAGTTTGCATTTGCAGAACGGAAGTCGCACAGGCCGCCTCTTGGCTCAATGCGCGCAGGGGGCATTCACCCGGGTGAGCAGCCAGACCAGGAGGATTTCCGGTCACACGGCTATCACATCGCTGCACGCAACAAATTGATTTTTGGCGCTCCCGCCAGGGAGCGGATCCGCATCGGCGCCCATTAACGCCAATTGGCGCCGAAAGGTCAACGCGCATGCAGCGCGTCCTTGACGCCGCGCACGCGTTTTCATCCAGGCCTGGAGCAGGCCGACACGCTTCCGGGCAAGGGTTGAAGCGTGGATTTCTTCAGGAAGCAGATAACTCCGATTGCGGCGGGTGGTCCCGGCGCATGAACATAAAGGGCAATCAAGATAAATGCCGGAATTGCATATACGGCAAATAAAAACTCAGGCATTGACCCGTTTGAAAATGAATATCCGTGGCGATTATCGACGCGTCACATCCGGCTGGCATTCATGCCGATTTGTTTCATGGCCGAGATTGAAAAGAGGCCCCGGGAAAAACCCGCTGCGCGCCGATACGCGGCGCCCGTCTTAAATAATAATGTTTGTATCAATCCGTGCCATTTTTACCATCTGGATGGTATCCAAAAGCCCCATTTTAAATAATACGGGTGGTATCCATTTCGGCCGTCTACATAATCAGGATGGTATCCGTCTATTAAGTCTTGGTATTGGAAAAAAACTGGTATACATTGCGACCTTTTTTTTCGAGGGCTCATTACGTTCACGCAGATTGCATCGTTACGTAGTAATACTTTTACAGCAATCCAGTAATGATCCTGGCACCAAACAATTAATAACGATGTAGAGGATCCACGATTTGATATATGGCACGAAGAAGTGGCTGACGGCGACGCTCGCGCTGAGCACGACCTACTACGGTGGCGTCTCGGCCGCGGACCTGACCGTTGCGTCAGGCAATACGCAGGTGTTCGACGGGTCGGCCAATTTTCCCGGCGGGGTCGATGTCAGCGGCGGCACGCTGGTGATCGGCGGCAACGGTGGCGGAGCAGGTGTCGCAATCGGTGGGAACGTCAATGCGACGTCGAACGGCACCATCGCGGGCTTCGGCTCGATCAATGGCGACCTCAGCGTCACGGGCAACTCGCGCGTTGCTCCCGGATATTCCGTCGGTACGCCGACCGGTGTCTCCAACGGCAACCTCGTCGTCAATGGCAATCTGTCGATGAACAACGCCGTGTTCGACTTCGAGACCGGCTATGCGGGGCTGCCCATTACGCAACCCGGCACCGGCGACAACATCACCGTGGGCGGCAATGTCGCCCTCAATAACACGACGCTGAATGTCTCGGTGAATACCTTGGGCGTCAACGCCGGCTACTACCGGATCCTGTCATACGGCGGCACCTTGAGCGGCAACGGCCTGTCGTTGGGCACGGTCACCGGCGACTCCGTGCCTGCGGCGACCATCCAGTCGCTGACCGGCGACAAGCAGATCAACCTGATCCTGGGTCCGAGCACGACCAACCTGTGGAACGGCGACGGCGCGGCGTCCGCGACCCGGGCGGGCGGCGGCAATGGCACCTGGAGCGCCGCCAGCACGAACTGGAATAGCCCAAGCAATGCCACCGGGGCCCTGCCCGACGGCGGTTACGCCATTTTCACCGGCGCGGCCGGCACCGTGACCGTCGACGGCGGCGCGGGCCCCGTGCGCGTATCGGGCATCCAGTTCGCCACCGACCGGTATCGCCTGCAAGGCGCTCCCATCACCCTGGTCGGCAGCGGCGGCAATCCTCCGGTCATCGTCGTCGGCGACGGCACCTATGCCTCCGGCCAATTCGTCGACACCATCGACAACCCCCTGCAAGGCACGCAGGGCTTCGTCAAGACCGGCCCGGGATCCGTGATCCTGACCGCCGACAGCAGCGGCCTGACCGGCCCCATCCTGATCGCCGACGGCGCGCTGGAAATCGACGGCAAGCTCAACGGCCCCGTCGATATCGGCCGCGAAGTCGTGCTGGCCGGCGTCGGCCAACTGGGCAGCACCACCCTGTATCCCACCGCGGTTGTCTCTCCCGGCAATGATGGCTCGCCCATTGGCACCCTCACCATCAACGGTGACCTCGCCTTCGGCCAAAACACCATCTATCGCGTGCATGCCGATCCCGCCAGCGCCGCCAGCGACCGCATCCACGTCACCGGCGTGGCCACCCTGGATGGCACCGTGGCGCACGTGGGCCCCGACGGCAACTATGCGCCGCGCACGGCCTACAACATCCTGACGGCGGACGGCGGCATACAAGGCAGGTTCACCGGCGCCTCCAGCACCTA contains the following coding sequences:
- a CDS encoding fumarylacetoacetate hydrolase family protein, which gives rise to MRLVTFRAHPTAAARLGALVDGFAVDLFLLGQEGGVDLPDDMLDFIDLGPVAVEQATRLIDTFRGAWPVGTAVPQENVKLLAPIPRPRKNIFGIGLNYVEHVAESSRTLDTSADLPKQPVIFSKPPTAVIGPGDAIEHNAKITQQLDWEVELAVIMGRRATRVAEADALSYVFGYSVMLDMSARDCRRAGQWIYSKGQDTYAPFGPCIVTADEIPDPQVLDLWLTVNGEKKQGSNTRHMLFKVPFLIADISAAITLEPGDIIATGTPEGVGAGRKPQEWLWPGDVVVACVEGIGTLRHPVVAV
- a CDS encoding cupin domain-containing protein is translated as MEANRYDAYRESTAGRANVADSPERVAYYQELARLETGALWTVANKIEPWAPRSASVPVVWRYRDLRGHVLRSAELVSPEEAGRRVIYLNNPGRREVAAAVGWLYSGLQVMKPGELASAHAHSHSALRFIMEGRGAYTVVDGHKMTLGANDFVLTPNGTWHEHGVAEDGTTCIWQDGLDIPLVNALEAGFYAVHPDLNQTVTHPVDDTSGAWGGVALRPQVSGWTKPYSPLFKYEWEPTYEALRRYARTTAGSPYDGILLEYVNPATGGPVMPTIGASMQMLRPGEHTKAHRHTGSFIYQVAKGSGFSVIDGKRYDWTERDIFCVPSWAIHEHANLSSNDDACLFCFNDLPVMRSLSLYREEAVQDNGGRQLLI
- a CDS encoding autotransporter outer membrane beta-barrel domain-containing protein; this encodes MQQRTLPLALMAGLILAPAQSNAQAVIDANASATVNLDGLADPGSTGVATVNPGIAVNVTAGPAVFGQNKTWTLNNLGSLTSTDGGSFAATLQNGNALTNSGTISGAGGGFTSINAPTAVLNRGTIQTTGGDGVLLRAGGGLQNLQGGRIIGATSGVYVINGSDLLVNAGSIVATNGAGVHLEGGSSRMRNDSTGTISGTTYGLQMVNGSETVTNLGSITASGGVGVDFGAGGTLINAPGATVQGSVGGVHTTNGSAQVTTAGTISGGTYSVQFATGNGTLTMQTGALLQGPALGGDTSHIILEGTGSASNDFLKFGSLDMVGSQWTLLGRTEARDSTVSNGRLIIGSPGTSGAILVGDTATIKPGTEMVGYNSTVQANVTNQGTLYVGSGYAFPGGAAPSRLDIVGALNNSGSTVLTRGAPFGNTLDIEGSYTGFGGQITMGALLDDPYLGPIANQVTDRVLIRGAAAGPTQVNVVTLPESQTSSATSTRLPANAWVRNDALIVSPTNGVSLIQVAGASSVDAFSMGREYVTGGTPYQFKWLAFGPGSPNGPASPSQNLVGFPNSYWDYRLERVYVTAVPLPPGLIATLPPGGGDGGDGGTGGGDGGTGGGDGGTGGGGTGGGGTGGGGTGGGGTGGGGTGGGGTGGGGGGIDIPSRWAVAPQVPSYISLPGALFNAGLQDLDSLHRRLGEVRDSQETGVPAASGEGFVRAYGNTSTYHTNVSFERYGYNTDQDYSAIQFGGSAILRRDDTATVRLGGAVTIGNSWMSPDAVDGGSVTRTDMQSFSAIATYLHRDGWYADAILAAGTLSARTRTSVYGNDKIASIDGNSYAASLEVGYPFALGASGFNLEPQAQYVWQRLRFDDFTDRDGIETRLGSQTQNTLRIGARLTRPFDTAEGTRVTPYIKANYLQGLNGEGSATIGSVDFPLGKYGQAWQIGAGINGMASKRLSLFAEFNHQQEFGSSGWSGWQFSGGLRYMFGGE
- a CDS encoding autotransporter outer membrane beta-barrel domain-containing protein, producing the protein MIYGTKKWLTATLALSTTYYGGVSAADLTVASGNTQVFDGSANFPGGVDVSGGTLVIGGNGGGAGVAIGGNVNATSNGTIAGFGSINGDLSVTGNSRVAPGYSVGTPTGVSNGNLVVNGNLSMNNAVFDFETGYAGLPITQPGTGDNITVGGNVALNNTTLNVSVNTLGVNAGYYRILSYGGTLSGNGLSLGTVTGDSVPAATIQSLTGDKQINLILGPSTTNLWNGDGAASATRAGGGNGTWSAASTNWNSPSNATGALPDGGYAIFTGAAGTVTVDGGAGPVRVSGIQFATDRYRLQGAPITLVGSGGNPPVIVVGDGTYASGQFVDTIDNPLQGTQGFVKTGPGSVILTADSSGLTGPILIADGALEIDGKLNGPVDIGREVVLAGVGQLGSTTLYPTAVVSPGNDGSPIGTLTINGDLAFGQNTIYRVHADPASAASDRIHVTGVATLDGTVAHVGPDGNYAPRTAYNILTADGGIQGRFTGASSTYAFLTPTLSYDTKNAFMTLTRNDVPIGSIGDSENDSSVGDALDKEDPPATGNGSSSAGNESSSTGNGSSSAGTESTPAANGSPVIGSGSAAGKGTGASQVTTAVLTMTPDEARSALKMLSGEAYASTGSVLQAQGDTVRTLPLAHLRSNLDAPVLAGRPTAQLGSPSADALPQDGAHPVWAQAFGNWSTFGGDGNASSVSQSAGGLFVGTDGAVGGGWRLGGALGYTGSHNSIADASSRSNVDSYTATLFGGRNFQAGPGHFRFMAGAAYTWHDIDTKRDVAAGSLNQRLESSYHASSTQVFTELGYNLPLGDAYTIEPYAGLAWNQVRTRDFEESGGTAALHGTGSSDDVTSTTLGLRGAWQFGSDQAPGRLTASLGWRHAMGDVKPTQKLAFDGGSTFSVTGVPIARDAAVLGLGAEMTIARNTTAGIAYDAQFGGGNRQQSGLLKLAMRF